A genomic region of Acidobacteriota bacterium contains the following coding sequences:
- a CDS encoding acyltransferase yields the protein MTPDPSPGLIAPSQARNVPLDALRSFLVFLVVVHHAVLAYHPYAPPPQDSFTADSLMWTAFPIVDGHRWPGIDLLVGWNDIFLMSIFFLLSGVFAWSSLMRKGSAGFLRSRALRLGLPFAVSAAVLAPLAYYPTYLVTGADPGLGAFWSQWLALGLWPSGPAWFLWVLLVFNAIAATLLVSIPGWGEALGRVTERLARRPLAYLGALVVVSGLAYLPLAAYFSPQFWGHLGPFWIQSSRALHYAVYFFAGVGLGACGIGRGLLATDGKLAQHPLRWFFAAITSFILAVAVFLAVMASLPQGGPSPLLAAFGNFTFVLCCACSCLACLAIFLRWSPSRSRALTFFGSNAYGVYLAHYFCVSWLQLALLDLSLPGAVKGTLVIVGATLLSLGLSATLRRIPAVARVI from the coding sequence ATGACCCCGGATCCCAGCCCCGGCCTCATCGCCCCCAGCCAGGCCCGCAACGTGCCGCTGGACGCCCTGCGCAGCTTCCTGGTGTTCTTGGTGGTGGTGCATCACGCGGTGCTCGCCTACCATCCCTACGCCCCCCCGCCGCAGGATTCCTTCACCGCGGACTCCCTGATGTGGACCGCCTTCCCCATCGTCGACGGTCATCGCTGGCCCGGCATCGACCTCCTGGTGGGATGGAACGACATCTTCTTGATGTCGATCTTCTTCCTTCTCTCCGGGGTCTTCGCCTGGTCGAGCCTGATGCGCAAGGGCTCCGCCGGCTTCCTGCGATCCCGGGCTCTCCGCCTCGGCCTACCCTTCGCCGTCTCCGCCGCGGTCCTGGCACCCCTGGCCTACTATCCGACCTACCTGGTCACCGGCGCTGATCCGGGGCTGGGCGCGTTCTGGAGCCAATGGCTCGCCCTGGGACTCTGGCCCTCCGGGCCCGCCTGGTTCCTGTGGGTGCTGCTCGTGTTCAATGCGATCGCGGCAACCTTGCTGGTAAGCATTCCTGGCTGGGGTGAGGCCCTGGGCCGCGTGACGGAGCGTTTGGCCCGTCGGCCCCTGGCCTACCTGGGGGCTTTGGTGGTCGTCTCCGGCCTCGCCTACCTGCCCCTGGCAGCCTACTTCTCCCCGCAGTTCTGGGGCCATCTCGGACCCTTCTGGATTCAGAGCAGCCGCGCGCTCCACTACGCGGTCTACTTCTTCGCCGGAGTCGGCCTCGGAGCCTGCGGCATCGGCCGTGGCCTGCTGGCCACCGACGGCAAGCTCGCCCAACACCCGCTGCGGTGGTTCTTCGCCGCCATCACCTCGTTCATCTTGGCCGTCGCGGTCTTCTTGGCGGTGATGGCGAGCCTTCCCCAGGGTGGCCCCAGCCCGCTGCTCGCGGCCTTCGGCAACTTCACCTTCGTGCTCTGCTGCGCCTGCAGCTGCCTGGCCTGCCTGGCCATCTTTCTTCGCTGGTCACCGTCCCGCAGCCGCGCCCTCACCTTCTTCGGTTCCAACGCCTATGGGGTCTACCTCGCGCACTACTTCTGCGTCAGCTGGCTCCAGCTCGCCCTCCTCGACCTCTCGCTGCCGGGGGCGGTCAAGGGCACCCTGGTCATCGTGGGAGCCACTCTACTCTCCCTCGGCCTCTCCGCCACCCTGCGCCGAATCCCGGCGGTGGCGCGGGTGATCTGA